Proteins from a single region of Catenulispora sp. EB89:
- a CDS encoding roadblock/LC7 domain-containing protein has product MDWLLKGLVEDVPGARHALVLTADGLRLAHYAVDEAVADRLAAVCAGLQSLSGAVAELFPGADQRTRVIVIEVGGGFFYVMAAGDGAFLAVVADDGVDAGLMGRQMRDLVVRIGEHLASPARRGGPVTS; this is encoded by the coding sequence CTCCTCAAAGGCCTCGTCGAGGACGTCCCGGGAGCCCGGCACGCGCTGGTGCTCACCGCGGACGGCCTGCGCCTGGCGCACTACGCCGTCGACGAAGCCGTCGCGGACCGCCTGGCCGCGGTCTGCGCCGGCCTGCAGAGCCTGTCGGGGGCGGTGGCCGAGCTGTTCCCCGGCGCGGACCAGCGCACCCGGGTGATCGTGATCGAGGTCGGCGGCGGCTTCTTCTACGTGATGGCCGCCGGCGACGGCGCGTTCCTGGCCGTGGTGGCCGACGACGGCGTCGACGCGGGGCTGATGGGACGGCAGATGCGCGATCTCGTGGTCCGCATCGGCGAGCACCTGGCGAGTCCGGCGCGCCGAGGAGGGCCGGTGACGTCGTGA
- a CDS encoding ATP/GTP-binding protein, with product MASGASNRAPAADAAGISDAAGEPGLEPGLPTTTTVALKIAVVGPLGVGKTTFVTSVSDIAPLTTEEPMSGPAPAGAPPTKTTTTVAMDFGRISLDDRVVLYLFGTPGQERFWFLWDGLVEGALGAIVLVDVRRLEESFDVLERLEDRGVPFVVAANCFPDAPLYPVEDLRAAMDLPLSVPVVLCDARERSSCRDVLLDLSTYLLALTHPEPGVTPNTIR from the coding sequence ATGGCCTCCGGCGCCTCTAACCGCGCCCCCGCTGCCGACGCGGCCGGCATATCCGATGCCGCCGGGGAGCCGGGCCTGGAACCCGGCCTGCCCACGACCACCACGGTCGCCCTGAAGATCGCGGTGGTCGGACCGCTCGGTGTCGGCAAGACCACCTTCGTCACCTCGGTGAGCGACATCGCCCCGCTGACCACCGAGGAGCCCATGTCAGGGCCCGCACCGGCGGGCGCCCCGCCGACGAAGACCACCACGACCGTCGCCATGGACTTCGGCCGCATCAGCCTCGACGACCGCGTGGTCCTCTACCTGTTCGGCACCCCGGGCCAGGAACGCTTCTGGTTCCTGTGGGATGGCCTGGTCGAGGGCGCGCTCGGCGCGATCGTGCTGGTCGACGTCCGGCGGCTGGAGGAGAGCTTCGACGTGCTGGAACGCTTGGAAGACCGTGGCGTCCCGTTCGTCGTCGCGGCGAACTGCTTCCCCGACGCTCCGCTCTACCCGGTCGAGGACCTGCGCGCGGCGATGGACCTGCCGCTCTCCGTCCCGGTCGTGCTGTGCGACGCCCGGGAACGGAGCTCGTGCCGCGATGTCCTGCTCGATCTGAGCACGTATCTCCTGGCCCTGACTCACCCGGAGCCAGGCGTCACCCCGAACACGATCCGGTAG
- a CDS encoding DUF742 domain-containing protein, protein MSTGSPPPRTSWPESGPFRPPPRPALPRHAASDVAQDGTPESAAPTAGPEPSAATPHRRARLERVYVITNGRSAPGTDLDLVTLIVATDAAPPGLPPEQATIMRLCRRPLSVAELSAHLRLPFSATAVLVADLLAAGLAVQRRPVRPAAIDPELLEQVINGLRRL, encoded by the coding sequence GTGAGCACCGGATCGCCGCCGCCCCGGACGTCCTGGCCGGAGTCCGGGCCGTTCCGGCCGCCCCCGAGGCCCGCGCTGCCCCGGCACGCCGCGAGCGACGTGGCGCAGGACGGCACCCCGGAGTCGGCGGCACCGACCGCCGGCCCGGAACCGTCGGCGGCCACTCCGCACCGCCGCGCACGCCTGGAGCGCGTCTACGTCATCACCAACGGCCGCTCCGCCCCGGGCACCGACCTCGACCTGGTCACGCTGATCGTGGCCACCGACGCCGCGCCGCCGGGCCTGCCGCCGGAACAGGCCACGATCATGCGCCTGTGCCGCCGGCCGCTGTCCGTCGCCGAGCTCTCGGCCCACCTGCGCCTGCCCTTCAGCGCCACCGCCGTGCTCGTCGCCGACCTCCTGGCGGCCGGGCTGGCCGTCCAGCGGCGGCCGGTCCGGCCCGCCGCCATCGACCCCGAACTGCTCGAGCAGGTGATCAATGGCCTCCGGCGCCTCTAA